In uncultured Campylobacter sp., a genomic segment contains:
- a CDS encoding FlaG family protein, whose translation MEIFKAASQPMANAATSSHAQSSTQTREVEQTHIQHDATRNLTEQNNETLSKEVKEATEKLNKQMEDLGTSIRFGYNDKIGAMYVNVMEMKTGEVIRKIPTEQAMKLSEYFKEAVGVLFDKES comes from the coding sequence ATGGAAATTTTCAAAGCGGCAAGCCAGCCGATGGCAAACGCGGCTACAAGCTCGCATGCGCAAAGCTCTACTCAAACTAGAGAGGTCGAGCAAACTCACATCCAGCATGACGCTACGCGTAATTTAACCGAGCAAAATAACGAAACGCTAAGCAAAGAAGTAAAAGAAGCTACTGAAAAACTAAATAAACAAATGGAAGATCTAGGCACCAGCATACGCTTTGGCTATAACGATAAAATAGGCGCGATGTACGTAAACGTAATGGAGATGAAAACGGGCGAAGTTATTCGCAAGATCCCGACCGAGCAGGCGATGAAGCTAAGCGAGTATTTCAAAGAAGCCGTCGGCGTATTATTTGACAAGGAGAGCTAA
- the fliD gene encoding flagellar filament capping protein FliD, giving the protein MALGKVSSLGFGSQVLTQDVIDKLKAADEAGQIKPVTSKITANATKQKDLTALKTLIGTFRSSVSTLADDSSYQKRTTTADGKSAEVTASAGVAVQDIEIDVRQLAKKDVYQSTKFATSSSFIGKNGTFGIKVGGTTHKIEVRSSTTLEELADKINEVTNGAVSAKAMKVGGEDPYQLILQSKETGAENKIEITDVDSDGSALSGASDVLQKLGWDSANIASNKISTAQDAEFVYNGITIKRSGNEVKDLNLGMTIKLKDTGKTTFSIKEDASAIKESMQSLVTAYNNLTNNLKVATDYDSDTKKSGTFQGVSEITGIKSTLNKILFANQTYTDKNGVTKTANLADYGLSLNKEGLLELDSSKLGRKLDEDLQSVQKIFAGGTTYGTAQAFSSKAVDAGSLTIANEDLVINGKKINLPATAATNTSKQNALALLKAINDAGIAGVQATIASSEDKITLKTTNGTAISIKGSPATLNAVGLSESTITPKSTTVNGIFSSAKKTVDGLINSKNGSLTKYGQSLIEEKKTLDAEKERTQKSLDAKYATMEERFLAYDKIISKLNSEFSSLKSMIEAEYNKK; this is encoded by the coding sequence ATGGCGCTAGGTAAAGTTTCTTCACTCGGCTTTGGAAGCCAAGTTCTAACTCAAGACGTTATAGATAAGCTAAAAGCCGCCGACGAAGCGGGTCAGATAAAACCCGTAACCTCTAAAATCACGGCAAATGCAACAAAGCAAAAGGATCTAACCGCTCTAAAAACGCTCATCGGCACCTTTCGCTCCTCAGTTTCAACTCTAGCAGACGATAGCTCGTATCAAAAAAGAACCACTACCGCAGACGGCAAAAGCGCGGAGGTAACCGCAAGCGCGGGCGTAGCGGTACAAGATATTGAAATAGACGTAAGGCAACTAGCAAAAAAAGACGTTTATCAAAGCACAAAATTTGCCACCTCAAGCTCATTTATCGGCAAAAACGGGACATTTGGCATAAAAGTCGGAGGCACGACGCATAAAATAGAAGTAAGAAGCTCTACTACGCTTGAAGAGCTAGCCGATAAGATAAACGAGGTCACAAACGGCGCCGTTTCAGCAAAAGCGATGAAAGTAGGCGGCGAAGATCCGTATCAGCTTATACTGCAATCAAAAGAAACGGGCGCTGAAAACAAGATTGAAATCACCGACGTAGATAGCGACGGATCAGCTCTAAGCGGCGCATCGGACGTCTTGCAAAAGCTCGGCTGGGACAGCGCAAATATCGCTAGCAATAAAATTTCGACCGCGCAAGATGCCGAGTTCGTCTACAACGGTATCACGATAAAACGAAGCGGCAACGAGGTAAAAGATTTAAATTTAGGAATGACGATAAAGCTAAAAGATACGGGCAAAACGACCTTTAGCATCAAAGAGGACGCAAGCGCCATAAAAGAGAGCATGCAAAGTCTAGTTACGGCGTACAATAATCTTACCAACAACCTAAAAGTCGCCACCGACTACGATAGCGATACGAAAAAATCGGGTACTTTTCAAGGCGTGAGCGAGATAACTGGCATAAAATCGACGCTAAATAAAATTTTATTCGCCAATCAAACCTACACCGATAAAAACGGCGTAACTAAAACCGCAAATTTAGCCGACTACGGGCTAAGCTTAAATAAAGAGGGCTTGCTGGAGCTTGATAGCTCAAAACTGGGTAGAAAGTTAGACGAGGATTTGCAAAGCGTGCAAAAGATATTCGCAGGAGGTACGACCTACGGCACGGCTCAGGCCTTTAGCTCTAAAGCCGTAGACGCCGGCTCGCTAACTATCGCAAACGAAGATCTAGTCATAAACGGCAAAAAGATAAATTTACCGGCTACTGCGGCTACGAATACCTCAAAGCAAAATGCGCTAGCTCTGCTAAAAGCCATAAACGACGCAGGTATCGCGGGCGTACAAGCCACCATAGCCTCAAGCGAAGACAAAATAACGCTAAAAACCACAAACGGTACGGCAATAAGCATAAAAGGCTCGCCCGCCACGCTAAACGCGGTAGGCCTAAGCGAATCTACGATAACGCCTAAAAGCACGACCGTAAACGGTATCTTTTCCTCGGCGAAAAAGACTGTAGACGGGCTAATCAACTCAAAAAACGGCTCTTTAACCAAATACGGACAAAGCCTGATCGAGGAGAAAAAAACGCTCGATGCCGAAAAAGAAAGGACGCAAAAGTCGCTAGACGCGAAGTACGCCACGATGGAAGAGCGATTTTTAGCATACGATAAGATCATCAGCAAGCTAAATAGCGAATTTTCGTCGCTAAAATCGATGATCGAAGCCGAATATAATAAAAAATAA
- the fliS gene encoding flagellar export chaperone FliS — MQYNTAHAAYSQNAVGGIESPTKLIEMLYEGVLRFVFRAKKAMQENDVEKKVYFINRTNAIFVELLNSLDYDQGNIAHYLSGLYTRQIQLLAMANINNDEQSLNEVVSVTKQLLEAWKETTGQADVAG; from the coding sequence ATGCAATACAACACTGCACACGCTGCGTATTCGCAAAATGCCGTAGGCGGCATCGAGTCGCCTACCAAGCTCATCGAGATGCTTTACGAGGGCGTTTTGAGATTTGTCTTTAGAGCCAAAAAAGCGATGCAAGAAAACGACGTGGAGAAAAAGGTATATTTTATAAACCGCACAAACGCGATCTTCGTCGAACTTCTAAACTCGCTAGACTACGACCAAGGCAACATCGCGCACTACCTAAGCGGCCTTTATACCAGGCAGATCCAGCTACTAGCCATGGCAAATATAAACAACGACGAACAAAGCCTAAACGAGGTCGTAAGCGTCACAAAGCAGCTACTAGAAGCTTGGAAAGAAACGACCGGACAAGCCGATGTGGCTGGATGA
- a CDS encoding alkylphosphonate utilization protein encodes MPKDANGTELNAGDNVTLIKDLKVKGAGATLKRGTMVKNIKLTDDDKEIEGKIDKMGVIVLKTEFLKKA; translated from the coding sequence ATGCCAAAAGACGCAAACGGAACCGAACTAAACGCGGGAGATAACGTAACTCTCATCAAAGACCTAAAAGTAAAAGGCGCTGGCGCGACGCTAAAGCGCGGAACCATGGTAAAAAACATCAAGCTCACGGACGACGACAAAGAAATCGAAGGCAAGATCGATAAAATGGGCGTCATCGTGCTAAAGACGGAGTTTTTAAAGAAGGCTTAA